The sequence GAATCGGATCAAAAACCCCCTAGAATCTTCAAATGTCTGCGGCGGCGAAATTCAGTGAGAAGGGCCAATCATTGGCCCTAACATCACAATCTTCCACCTCTTCTTCTTCGACAGAGATGACAAAAACCGTCTGCTTTCGTGCAATTTGTAAATCTCATCAATCGTACTGGTTTGCGGTTAATATTTCCTTCGAAGCCGAAGAAGAGTTGGAGAGCAAAAGAAAGGGAAGAGACCCAGATGAAGAAGACTTGATGGCCCGCTTCTGTGGACGTCGTCATCACCACTTCGATGGCGTGACTTATGGTAAGTTCCCAACCCTTGAACATGATATCCAACCTTACTCTACTGCTAAATTGTCACACCGGTCATCCTGGGCACTTTTGGGCTCTAAATTATATTGTGTTGGTGGTTCTTTGCACGAACTTAATAAgtctaagaaaaagaaatctgaTTATTCTCGTTTAGTACGAGTTTTTGATTTCAATTTCCCACACAATGGCTGGAATAAGAACCTTTCACTGATGATCAGTCGCAGAGAGATGCCTGGTTTGGCGGTCTTAGATGGAAAACTCTATGTTTTTGGCGGTACAGGGTGGTGTAATAAGAAGTCACCGTGGGCTGAGGTTTATGATCCCAGTGTAGACAAATGGGAAGCCTTGCCTCAACCTCCCCCTTATATTATAGATACTATAGAAGACACACCAAGTTTTGTTGTGGCTCtccataatttaaaaaagattgTTCTTGATGAATATCTGTTCGATGTGATTACTAGTTCCTGGGAGATTTTGAAGGAGGATTGTCGTGATTGTTGTGATAGAGCTGTTAACCAACAACCCGTGGCAGTACAAGATACCATATATTGGTGGTCAGATAGATACGGGTCAGATGGATATGAATCACTCGGAGGATGCCCATATA is a genomic window of Quercus lobata isolate SW786 chromosome 2, ValleyOak3.0 Primary Assembly, whole genome shotgun sequence containing:
- the LOC115976524 gene encoding F-box/kelch-repeat protein At4g19870-like; translation: MSAAAKFSEKGQSLALTSQSSTSSSSTEMTKTVCFRAICKSHQSYWFAVNISFEAEEELESKRKGRDPDEEDLMARFCGRRHHHFDGVTYGKFPTLEHDIQPYSTAKLSHRSSWALLGSKLYCVGGSLHELNKSKKKKSDYSRLVRVFDFNFPHNGWNKNLSLMISRREMPGLAVLDGKLYVFGGTGWCNKKSPWAEVYDPSVDKWEALPQPPPYIIDTIEDTPSFVVALHNLKKIVLDEYLFDVITSSWEILKEDCRDCCDRAVNQQPVAVQDTIYWWSDRYGSDGYESLGGCPYIYAYDFSEMKLFQGPLKGLEHDTVISDSRSNLLHMGGECFCLLWCHGLTKTQYHCTQLQVSKQGQGVLNARVLSCQSFLAPGKTSLFQAQMLGISLHEDNRQDEASASLEVVSNNGRKLQDVTNHQAILV